DNA from Coffea arabica cultivar ET-39 unplaced genomic scaffold, Coffea Arabica ET-39 HiFi ptg000022l, whole genome shotgun sequence:
ttaatatatatatatatataatatttatatttttatattatatgtataactatatatccaaatatattattactaaatactaaatatatacaaattacgaaatacaaaaatacatttgAAGGCTGAAGTCTCAACATTTTTCAAAGAGAAGTACAAAACGAAACAAATCAATTTTTCCTGTTGGTAACTATATGACTCATAAGACAAATCAATTTGTTTACTTCTATTTGGATTCAAGTCACAAGGCTATAAAGAAGTTCCAACCTCTAAATATGTATTGGCTtataattgcatattttattacttttttaatGTAATTTGAATGAATTAGatataaatattattaaaaaaattcttgatatatgtactttttaagaactattacTTATTTATGTATAATTTTAATGTTATAATCTCGTGaatattaaattagttttacaacttaatagttatagtaattaaaGAAATTCAACTCGTTAGTTCGCGAGTTGGCtcaatattatatatatatatatatatatatatatatattaatggtGAAATTACATATATGTTCCTAATGTTTTATTATTTGCTaaagaaaaattactattttattcttttttaaaaaaaataaaataattatttttttaaagtttgaaTTGGCTCGAGCTTGACTTGGCTCGAATTTGAGGTTGAACTCGAGCGCAAGTTTTACATTGAGAACTCATCGAACTCGATGTCGAGTTTTATAAATTTGTGTCGAGGCTGAACTGGATTAAGGcaaaactcgactcggctcaACTTGACCGTTTGCAGCCATTGAGAAAGAATCAATATTAGAACATTCAGTGCGAAAAATGTAGGAATTATACTACTTTAACTCCACTGGGTCGTTTCCCTTCCATGGCATCTTTCTTGTTACGACAATCAGAACCAAGGAAAGGCCCTTGCCAAGGCTTTGAGCTAGAGAGATTATGGAACCAGCATGACATGAAAAGGCCAACTCATGTTGTTGTCTGACCATTGGAGTCATCATTTCCTAATCTGCACGCTATACAAGAAAGAACTTGAAAAACTTTCTTAAATGCAACTAATGCCTGTTTCTGCAACTGATATTTTTTGGTAATTACTAGTCATGAAAAAAAGCATGCAAGTCAACTTGGAATATGATTTATATTTCCAATCTGTGGTAGAGGTAGACAACTTTTGACAGTTGAAACTGTGTGATCGTGTACCCGAAAATCACATAGTAATTTTCTATTAGATGAATCAACGGTGATTTCGTGCAATTGAGTCCAAATCCTGGGAAGCCACAATAGGATTCTTGCAGACCTTGAATGTAGAATGGATATTTTATGCTTATATTTCCACAAGATTTTCGAACACATGCTTCATACTGGAAATGAGCAGCAGACGATTTTTCTTCGAGAAAGACGAAAAGGAATATGAAAATCTGTGGAAACAATATGGGAATGGCTGACTGCATTCGGTTAAATATCTTGATAGATAGAGTATATTTTGTATATGTCCCCTAAGCAATGAGAAGTGGGGAGAGCAAGCAATGGTGCATGCGTTTTTGTGTCTGAGGAATTGATTTTATAATCCTACATAGCACTCAAGAACATCCCTCCGTTTTGGAGACTTTTTTAGTGAGAAAACTTGAACCCAAGATCTCTGAATTATAAACTCCCCGTTTTTCAATCGAGACTACCATGTTTCTCATAATTTAGCCAGTTCTATCCTTCCTTAGCCTTGCGTccaaaagaagaagaggaaagggaaaaaaggaagagaCGTATGTGATGAATAAGATTATTTTTCTTAGTTCTCTATCTATTGCAGGAAACACAActaacaaatttccaagaaaaaaCTCAGAGGAAGACCATTAGTTTCCCCTCTCCCATACCATGTTTATGGCTTGGCAAAATCCTCGAGTCTTTGGGGATTTGGTTGCTATCCAACGTTTTCATCATCAAAAGAAATTCAGAATCTGTCAATGCCTGTACAGCGGGTTGTCAAATATCTAGTATGAATAATGACGTTCCAAGAAAGCTTAATGTAGATACTAAATTAATTGACCAACCAATAAAAATATCGATCAATAAAGAATCGGGATTCGAAAATTCAGTGCAAAAAATGAAGGAATTATACTACTTTAACTCCACTGGGCCGTTTCCCTTCCATGGCATCCTTCTTATTACGACAATCAGAACAAAGGAAAGGCCCTTGCCAAGGCTTTGAGCTTGTGGAGAATATGGAACCAGCATGAACTGATATGCCTTCACTTGGAGCAAGATCAGTCTGGCAAACAGCACATATGAAAAGGCCAACTGTTGTCTGACCACTGGAGTCATCATTTCCTAATCTGCAAAGTATACAAGAAAGAACATGAAAAACTTTCTTTTATGCGACTGATGTCTGTTCCTGCAACTGATATCTAGTGATCATTACAAGTCATGCAAAAAGAGAATGCATGTTGACACGGTGAATGTGATTTTATAAATTACCAAATGCATCGGAACCATGTAATACTATAACCAGGTGTTTTCCTGGTTGATTGATATGAACTTTGGGAGCTGATATTTCCTGAACTTAGTCAGTGGAAGTTCAATGAAAGTAATACTTAATAAACACTATCTCTAATTTTTTGTGAATCCACTCTATCACCAGCTGTCTAAGGAAATATTTCTGAGGGTTACCATTGTTCTGAACCATGAACATCACTCTATCCAGTATAATATGTCTCGCAAATTGCAGAAATCAACTGATTAAGAGTACCTTCAAGTCTCCTTGAAGAAAATGACTAGTTAACTAAGAAGTCAAGTGTTCTGCCCAATCCTGTCGTGATCCCCCTAATACTGATGACCTCCCAAGTTGAGATGAATATGAACAAGATTAAGAACACCCAGAAGGTTTGGTCTCATTCTATACCACTACCACTCATTAACTATTCAATCTCATGTAGTTCTGCAGATGCAGTAGCAGGTTAACAGTTCAAAgtaaaacaaattaaagaaaattattTGCCAGGTGAAGTCTAAAATTTCAATGCTGTAGAGTAGAGAAATCTAACCTTTCTGCAAGCATTGCTGACCCTTCTTCAAATAATTCTTCTACTATTCCTACAGCTGATAGCTTCTTTGATAGTCTGCTGGAAGAATCACGGAATATCTTTCTAAACAAAAATGCTTGGAATTTGTTATACTTCTTTGGTGGAGCGGGAGGTTGAACAGTGTTATCAGGAGGAATTATGTCAACCACTATACAAGTTGTGTCATCCTTAAGGCCGCGTGTCCTCAATGCTTCCTGAACAACATACAACAGCGCACTTTCAAAAAGTTCATTTGCTATCTAATTTCAGTGCCAGTCACGTCTTCCAGTTGTTTAGGTGTCATGTGGTTAGGTGCATGAAGGTCATGCATGCATATTCTCAATTTGCCGATAAATTACCTTAACCACTTGTCTTGCAGCAAGTTCTGCAGGCAATCCACGACATGATTTTGCTGCCACTTCTGAAGATAATGCATCCCAAATACCATCAGATGCAATTATCATCCTCCCACCTGCATTTGATAGCTGGACCAAGAGAACAGGAAGGTCAATAGCCAAGTCAGTCACACATTAAGCATCATCTAAACCAAGGAACTAACAAGTTATATAGCAGGGGGATAAAATGTAAGAGAGATAGTGAAACAGTGACGAGAAAAGAACAGAGTAAAATTGATTGAATGAGCATAGAAGAGGAAGCCAAAAACTGAGCAGATACCTTAACTTGTTTGACATGAGGTATTGGAACAATAAATTCCCCAACATCCATGTCTCCAATTGATCTTGAAAGGCATAAACCCCCTGGCCAACAACGAAGGGGACCTATCTGCGCACATGAAGTAAGCATGTAATTTCACAATCTGAAAACCAATTAAGAGGCAGCTGCTTCTGTGATCAAGCCCATTGGTAAGACCACTAGAAGCATAACCAGAAACAGAAAATTAAGGACTCTAAACAATCTACCTCAGATCCGCCAAAAATGCTCAGCCTTCCAACCTCACCTCCACTTGCTGTAACTCGTTCCCTTCTGTAATTAAAAGACACAGATTAACATCTGCCTAGAAGAAGATGAAACACTGGAGTTAAAAGTTAGGTATTTACTCCTCAACATTTTCTTCAAGTCTATGATCAACAGTCAGCGCTGTGACAGCACCACCCTGTGTATCCAAAACACACCGTGAATCACCAACGGATGCAACTGTCACAGTCCATCCATCAACTATAACAAATGTCGCTGTCGTTCCAGAAGTTTGGCCTGTTGAAAACAAGATAATAAAAAGAATTCATCTTCTTAAGACCATAACAATATGCTAGGTGGCTGGTAAATTGCTACAAGTAACAAAATGTCATGCCTCTGCTCTGAAATTCCTTGTCAGTTTTCACAAATCCTGCAACTAATGCCCGAGGCAGAGCTTGTAGCCACTCTTCCCGTCCAAGTCCACGAGGAATGGCGCTCAAAATATGATTCACCAAATTCTTTATAAAATGCGAAAACCACCTTTCCAGAATGATCCCGCAAACACCCCATCCCCCGAGGCAGATGTGTCACGCACACTGGCATCTGTATTTAATTTGTACCAGCCGGCCGCTGGGGGCAACCATGAAACAGCCTTAGTAGTAACTTTAGTTGGCGGAACAGACTTAAACCACGAAGACACCAAAAGATTCTCATCAACAATAAGTTGAGAAGAGCTTAAAGCAACTGACGAGCCAAGCAATGAAGAGATACAAGAATGAACCATAACTGGCATACCAAACATATGAGAATAATGTGGCCAAACCTGTTGAACCAACCTTACGCCGCACATGTAACGGGTGACTTCCTGAAATAGACTTTTGATGCATAAACGATGCCCACATGgaatcattcaatctaagacgCCACCAGAGTTTCATACTAAAAGCATCAAACTACACTCGAAAATGATCTAAAACCAAGACCACCCTCTTGAACCGGGAAAGACAATTTCTCCCATGATTTCCAATGAATTCTTTTCTGATCAGCCGACTGATTCCAAAGAAAACCATTCAACATTCGACCCAAGGCCACAAGAAAGGACTTGGGAGGAGACAGAACTTGCAGCAAAAAGATAGGAATCGATGTTAGCACATGCTTAATTAGAATAATTTTTCCACCTGAAGATAAAAATTTGGCCAAGAATACGCGATCTAACTTTGGCTAAAATGCCATCAAACAACACCCTTT
Protein-coding regions in this window:
- the LOC140032706 gene encoding probable protein phosphatase 2C 3, which translates into the protein MCGVRLVQQVWPHYSHMFGMPVMVHSCISSLLGSSVALSSSQLIVDENLLVSSWFKSVPPTKVTTKAVSWLPPAAGWYKLNTDASVRDTSASGDGNLVNHILSAIPRGLGREEWLQALPRALVAGFVKTDKEFQSRGQTSGTTATFVIVDGWTVTVASVGDSRCVLDTQGGAVTALTVDHRLEENVEERERVTASGGEVGRLSIFGGSEIGPLRCWPGGLCLSRSIGDMDVGEFIVPIPHVKQVKLSNAGGRMIIASDGIWDALSSEVAAKSCRGLPAELAARQVVKEALRTRGLKDDTTCIVVDIIPPDNTVQPPAPPKKYNKFQAFLFRKIFRDSSSRLSKKLSAVGIVEELFEEGSAMLAERLGNDDSSGQTTVGLFICAVCQTDLAPSEGISVHAGSIFSTSSKPWQGPFLCSDCRNKKDAMEGKRPSGVKVV